CTGTTTGGTAGCATCAGTAGCTTTCATTTTGAAGTAAAGGTTATGTTTCTTTCCATCAGCAACCGGTGTAAAGTTAATATTGGCTTTGGTGGCGGCTTTTGGTGCAGCGCCGGGGCCGATAGTTACTTCACCCAGGCGGGTGCCGTTGGCATTATCCAGGAATGCTTCCACGATATAACCCTGTTGTTGCGGGTCCTGCACGAAATAGGTGATTTCAATACCGTTTATATCTGTGAGATCAAGATCATTGTAAACTACCCATCCTGCGGAAGTGGCCGGGATCAGGAGTTTCATGCCGTCTGCCGTGAATACGGAAACGCCATCAGCTTTGCTGTAGTCTACGGCTGCGAGTTTTGGATTATACAGTTCTACAGTAGCGGTACCAGTGATTGGTTTGATACCGGGACCACCTTTATCTGTATAGCTGGCGAGCAGGTAAAGCACGCCATTATCTTTCGGCTCGTTGCCCATAGTCGCATTGATGCTACCGCTAACAGGCAAAGATTTCACTTTGGCAGCATTGCCACCTATGGAATAAATGTATTCCACCAGTTGCCTGGCTTCACCCATAGAAATGCCGGGATGTGCAGCCATAGCTGTTTCGCCCCATACACCGCTACCACCTTCGATAATCTTTTTGGCAAGTTTTTCAGGCGCCGCAGGATCATCTTTATATTTTTCTGCTACCTGTTTGAAGGATGGCCCGATAGATTTTTCGTCGGGTTTATGACAGGTTTTACAGTCAGATACTTCCATGATGTTTTTACCTGCAATAGCGCCGGTAATAACCTGGTGGCCTTGTGGCAGTGCTGCTTTATCACGGCCCTCTACGTAATCGGCTTTTACAAAGATGTTGGACTCATCAAGTTTGCCATCTGCGGTAGAACCATCTTCCTTATCACTAACGTTAACGGCATAACGAACCTGTTTGCCGGGGAAGTAGAACATTTTGTTTCCGGTAATATCAATCTTCACCTGTGGTGTTTCATTCCCAGCGTACAAAGCTATTTCATGGCTTTTTGTTTTAGCGCCTTTGTCGTCCTGTACTTCTACAAATGCAGCAAATTCGCCGGCAGCAGTGTAGGTGTATTCCACCGTAGGTTCGGTGGTTTCCTTTTTGTTGCCGTTACCAAAGTTCCAGAGATAGGTGAGTTTGTCGCCATCAGGATCAACAGATCCTTCTGCAGACAGCTTCACTTTGAAGGGAAGGCCACCGGTCAGCTGATCCACGTGGATGTTGGCTTTAGGTGCACGATTGCCGCCGTTGTAATCGATACGTGATAACGCTGCATCAGCATTTTTGCTGAACCAGCCATTACCATATTCCAGTATGTAGAGGCGGCCATCAGGACCCATCTCCATATCGATAGGTGCATTCAGCTTGGTACCAGGCATGAATTTTTCCATCTTGGAGAAGTTGGCATCCTTATCGAAGGTTACTGCCATGATCCAGCCGCGGATCCAGTCGTAAATAAACAGTTTGTCGTTGTAATAATCAGGGAAGCGTGTTTCCTTGGGATAGAATTCGCTGTAGTAAACGGGGCCTGCTTCTGCGTTACGGCCACCGCTACCCACCAGTGGAAACTCTTCTGATTTGGCATAAGGATACCAGATGAAGGCCGGCGTTGGCGGAGGCAATTCTGTTAAACCGGTATTATTGCGTGAATCATTGATCGGTTTCTTCACATCATAATAAGGGCCGCTTTCACCGGTTTCATAATTGTATTTGCGGTATGGTTTATTGTCGGCAATAAACATCGGATAACCAAAGAAGCCTGGCTTTTTAGCCTGGTTGATCTCATCGTATCCTCTTGGTCCGCGGGTAGAGTCATCGTTGTTGGCATCCGGGCCTACTTCTCCCCAATAGGCATACCCGGTTTTTCTGTCTACACTCATCCGGTAAGGGTTGCGGGTACCCATCGCATAAATTTCGGGACGGGTTTTTGGCGTGCCTTTAGGGAAGAGGTTACCTTCAGGGATCGTATATGATCCATCGGCTTCCACTTTAATACGCAGGATCTTTCCGCGCAGGTCATTGGTATTGGCAGAACCGCGGCGGTCATCATACTGGAGGTGGCCAGGACGGTCATCAGTAGGGCCATAGCCTTTACTGGTATATTTCTGTCCTGGTTCATCAAATGGCGTGGTGTTATCTCCTGTAGATAAATACAGCAGTCCGCCTGGTCCAAACGCAATAGAACCGCCGGTATGGCAGCAAATGTCACGTTGAGAGTAGAACTCGAGTACCACTTTTTCTGACGACATATCCAGCTTATCGTTTTCAAATTTGAAACGGGATAAGCGGTTTACAGAAGTATCCACCGGGGAATACATGGCGTAGATATAGTGATTGTTTTTGAAGTCGGGATCTGCGGCCAGGCCGAGGAAACCTTCTTCTGCATTCACATGCGGCACATCTGTTTTATGATATACATTCAGGAAACCTACCTGTGTCAGTGCTTTAGTGGATTGCTTGTAGAGCATCAGTTCACCACGGCGTTGTGCTACCAGGATATCCAGGGTAGGCAGTATGGCCATTTCGGTAGGTTCAAAGAACTGACCGGAGGTGAGTACATTTTTAGAGAACCGGTCTTCTGCAGGTACGCGCAATGTTTTGGCTGCGCTGTAGTCCAGTACCTGGTTTTTACCAATGGCGTATTGAATACCACCGAGAATATGTTTCAGGAATAAAGAGTCGCTGTAAGTTTCCTCGGTATGACCAAGTGCGGTATAAAATGCGCGGCCACCATCATAATCGTGGTACCAACTCACCGGGTGATCATTGTTCATATTGCCGCCTTCGTAGCTCTTTTCGTCTACCTTCATTAATATGGTGGTAGTGGTGTCCCGTTTTTTGAAATTATACCATTCATCGGTATGTTGCCATGTATCGGGGAAGCCGGCAGTGGCGGGGAATGATTTGTCCACTACCTCGAGGGTAGCTTTGTGTACGCCCGGAGGATGGCTCTGGAAGTAGGCGCCGGCGAGGTGGTTGTACCAGCCCCAATCGTATTCAGTATCGGTAGCTGCGTGTATACCTACGTAGCCGCCACCTGCCTGAATATATCTTTCAAAGTCGGCTTCCTGGTAATTGTTGAGTACATCACCGGTTGTATTCAGGAAGATAACCGCTGCATATTGAGAGAGGGAATCTTCGTTAAATTTATCGGCATTTTCGGTGGTGTCAACGTCAAACCCGTTTTCTTTACCGAGTTTTTCAACGGCTGCAATCCCTGCGGGGATAGAGGCGTGACGGAAGCCCATCGTTTTTGTAAATACGAGTACTTTAGGATGGCCGGGTCTTGATTTTTTACAACCAGCGGCTACCATAAGTACGAGTAATAAAATAATACTTATTGCTTGCTTCATTAGTAGAGTTTATTGATTAGCTTTTTTGGTACCCATCGTATATTCGATACCACCCAGCAAATGCTTCAGGTATACGGGATCTGTATAAGATTCTTTGGTATGGCCCATTTCCGTGTAGAATGCACGGCCACCTTCAAATTCGTGGTACCAGCACATAGGATGATTGTCCCCGTTTTTACCGCCCTCATAGCTTTTCTCATCGATCTTGATCAGCACATGTACATCCGGGTTAAGGTCTTTGAAATTGTACCATTCGTCTTTGCGTACCCATTCATCCGGCAGGTCTTTGGTAGCAGGATGATTGTGGTCAATTACCTGGAGGGTGGCCTGTTGCTGGCGGGGATGGCTGAGAAACCAGGCACCGGCCAGTTTGTTGTACCATGGCCATCCATATTCCGTGTCGCAGGCAGCATGGATACCCATCCAGCCACCACCCTTGTGGATGTAGTGCTCGAAGGCTACCTGTTGTGCGCTGTCCAGTACATCACCGGTGGTGCAGCTGAAAATGACGGCGGCATATTTTTTTAAGTTGGCAGGTGTGAATGCACTGGCATCTTCAGTAGTGTCTACCGTAAAGCCGTTTTCCTTGCCGAGTTGCATGATGGCAGCTTTTGCTACCGGAATGCAATCATGACGGAAGCCGGTTGTTTTGCAGAACACCAGCACCTTTTTTGTTTTGTGCTTATGACCGGCCTGCACAGAAAAGGTGCCTGCCAGGAGCAGCAATGTAATAAAAGCGGTTAATGTTTTCATCGTATATACGTGGTAGTTAGTTAGCAGAAATAATGCACGGTGGTGGTATCGGGAGGTAATTTAATTTTTTTACCCCGAAGGAGCAATATACCGGCAGGATAAAAAATTTGTTGCTACCGATATGTTGCCCCTCCGGGGTAAAAAAAAATTAATCCTGTGAAAGATGAATATGCTTATAACACACGAATCTTGATATTGCGATAGGAAACCACGTTGCCGTGATCCTGTAATGCAATACGTCCTTTCGGGTATTTGCCGAATCCTTTCCAACCTTTGAATTTGCTATTGGCTACCAGGGCATCCCATTCAGGTGTACCTATGGTTGTTTCTACTGTTTTTACACCATTCAGCCAGAGGGTCAGGTGACCATCTTTCTTCATGATTTTGGCAGTATTCCACTGACCTACCGGTTTCACTGCATTCTTCGATGATTTTTTCAGATCGTAAAGATCACCGGAATTGTGTTTGTTGATTTTTCCATCCGAATGCCTGGCATCATCCAGTACCTGCATTTCAGGGCCTGTAAGATAGCTTTGTTCGAATGCAGGATCTTCATGAACACTGAAAATGATACCACTGTTGCCGCCTTCTGAAATTTTCCAGTCAACGCTTAGTTCGTAGTTTTCATATTCGCCATCCGTCACGAGATCACCACCTGGAGCGCCGTTCTTTTTAGCTTCCTGATCGAGTACCAGCGCGTTGTCGGAAATTTTCCATGCCGGGCTGGCAGTTTCTTTCAGGTAGGTATGCCAGCCGGTAGTAGATTTACCATCGAACAGCAATTGCCAGCCATTTTTTTTCTCTTTGGCAGAGAGGGTATTTAATTGCTGGGCCTTTACTGCGGAAGTGCTGATAACTGTCCCCAGGACGAGTGCCCCCATGAGTAATTTTTTCATTCTGTTGGTTATTTGCTGAGAGAAATTATTTACCGGATAAGGATAAGATATAGCTTACCATTTCTTTCGCATCTTCCTTGGAAACATTCGGATGCGGCAGCATAGCCACTTCACCCCAGTTGCCAGAGCCGCCTTTAATTACTTTATCAGCCAGGTGGTCCACATTTTCAGGTGTGTTTGGATATTTTCCTGCAATATCTTTCAGTGCAGGTCCTACTACTTTCATTTCTTCTTTGTGGCAGGTTTTGCAATCGTTTTGTGCCATCAGTGTTTCGCCTTTGCTGGCTGGTTTCCCTGCGTTAGGCGATACCATGGAATTATCTACAGCCGCATTTTCGTGGCTGTCACTTGCCTTTTGCTCAGGTTTTGTATCACCTCCGCACGCTGCAAAGAGTAAAGCACTCATTACAAGCGGCGCCAGATATCTCTTTCTCATAATTTAAATATTTACAATTTTTATTTGTTAAGAATTCAGTTAATCGATTTACCGGATGCGACGGGCTAATTTACGAATTAAATACCTAAAACGCGGTTGTTGAAAGCATTATCGGTAGCTGCGCCGGCAAAATCATCAAAAGCTCTCTCCGTAACACGGATAATATGATCCTTAATAAAAGGAGCGCCTTCTTTTGCGCCATCTTCCGGATGCTTCATACAACATTCCCATTCCATCACTGCCCATCCGGCATAGTCATATTGTGTGAGCTTGCTGAATATGGATTTGAAATCTACCTGTCCGTCGCCAAGGGAACGGAACCTGCCGGGACGGTCGATCCATGACTGGAAACCGCCATACACGCCGGAGCGGCCGGTAGGATTAAATTCAGCATCTTTTACGTGAAATGCTTTTATTCTTTCGTGGTAAATATCAATGTATTGCAGGTAATCAAGACACTGCAATACAAAATGGCTTGGATCGTAGAGCAGGCATGCACGGGAGTGATTACCGGTGGCTTCCAGGAAACGTTCATAACTGGCGCCGTCATGCAGGTCTTCTCCCGGATGAATTTCATAACAAAGGTCTACACCGTTTGCATCAAATTCCTGGAGGATAGGTACCCAGCGTTTTGCCAGTTCGGCAAAACCTGCTTCTACCAATCCTGCCGGGCGTTGCGGCCACGGATACAAGGCAGGCGCCCACAAGAGGGCGCCGCTGAAAGTACCGGCTGCACTAAGTCCGAGGTTACGGCTGGCTTTCGCAGCATATTTCAGCTGGTTAGTCGCCCATTCCGTACGTGCTTTAATGTTATTATGATATTGCGCTGGTGCAAAACCGTCGAACATTTCTGAGAAAGCCGGGTTAACGGCTACCAGTTGTCCTTGCAGATGGGTGCTCAGTTCTGTGATTTCCAGGCCCGCTTCGTTCACGATGCCTTTTATCTCATCTGCATACGTTTTGCTTTCTGCCGCCTTTTGCAGGTCCATCAGGCGCCCATCCCAGCTAGGGATCTGCACGCCTTTAAACCCAATGGACGCCGCCCATTCACAGATGGATTTCAAACTGTTGAAAGGCGCTTCGTCTCCCATGAACTGCGCCAGAAAAATACCAGGCCCTTTTATAGTCTTCATATAGTCGTTCTTGTTATAAAGGATACTAAATATCGAAAGTAGTCCATTTTACGTCACTTTGTGAAGAGCGTACTACGTTGTCGATAAATGCCATACCACGTACACCATCTTCCACACCAGGGAAATCCAGTGATTCAGGGCTTGGTTGTACGCCATCTATTTTAGCCGATAATGTTTGTGCGAAGTTGCGGTACAGGTTACCAAAAGCTTCCAGGTATCCTTCCGGATGACCACCCGGTGTGCGGGTATTATGGGTCATGTAGGA
The Chitinophaga sp. MM2321 DNA segment above includes these coding regions:
- a CDS encoding ThuA domain-containing protein, which gives rise to MKQAISIILLLVLMVAAGCKKSRPGHPKVLVFTKTMGFRHASIPAGIAAVEKLGKENGFDVDTTENADKFNEDSLSQYAAVIFLNTTGDVLNNYQEADFERYIQAGGGYVGIHAATDTEYDWGWYNHLAGAYFQSHPPGVHKATLEVVDKSFPATAGFPDTWQHTDEWYNFKKRDTTTTILMKVDEKSYEGGNMNNDHPVSWYHDYDGGRAFYTALGHTEETYSDSLFLKHILGGIQYAIGKNQVLDYSAAKTLRVPAEDRFSKNVLTSGQFFEPTEMAILPTLDILVAQRRGELMLYKQSTKALTQVGFLNVYHKTDVPHVNAEEGFLGLAADPDFKNNHYIYAMYSPVDTSVNRLSRFKFENDKLDMSSEKVVLEFYSQRDICCHTGGSIAFGPGGLLYLSTGDNTTPFDEPGQKYTSKGYGPTDDRPGHLQYDDRRGSANTNDLRGKILRIKVEADGSYTIPEGNLFPKGTPKTRPEIYAMGTRNPYRMSVDRKTGYAYWGEVGPDANNDDSTRGPRGYDEINQAKKPGFFGYPMFIADNKPYRKYNYETGESGPYYDVKKPINDSRNNTGLTELPPPTPAFIWYPYAKSEEFPLVGSGGRNAEAGPVYYSEFYPKETRFPDYYNDKLFIYDWIRGWIMAVTFDKDANFSKMEKFMPGTKLNAPIDMEMGPDGRLYILEYGNGWFSKNADAALSRIDYNGGNRAPKANIHVDQLTGGLPFKVKLSAEGSVDPDGDKLTYLWNFGNGNKKETTEPTVEYTYTAAGEFAAFVEVQDDKGAKTKSHEIALYAGNETPQVKIDITGNKMFYFPGKQVRYAVNVSDKEDGSTADGKLDESNIFVKADYVEGRDKAALPQGHQVITGAIAGKNIMEVSDCKTCHKPDEKSIGPSFKQVAEKYKDDPAAPEKLAKKIIEGGSGVWGETAMAAHPGISMGEARQLVEYIYSIGGNAAKVKSLPVSGSINATMGNEPKDNGVLYLLASYTDKGGPGIKPITGTATVELYNPKLAAVDYSKADGVSVFTADGMKLLIPATSAGWVVYNDLDLTDINGIEITYFVQDPQQQGYIVEAFLDNANGTRLGEVTIGPGAAPKAATKANINFTPVADGKKHNLYFKMKATDATKQVPLGIATFTLKG
- a CDS encoding ThuA domain-containing protein, producing MKTLTAFITLLLLAGTFSVQAGHKHKTKKVLVFCKTTGFRHDCIPVAKAAIMQLGKENGFTVDTTEDASAFTPANLKKYAAVIFSCTTGDVLDSAQQVAFEHYIHKGGGWMGIHAACDTEYGWPWYNKLAGAWFLSHPRQQQATLQVIDHNHPATKDLPDEWVRKDEWYNFKDLNPDVHVLIKIDEKSYEGGKNGDNHPMCWYHEFEGGRAFYTEMGHTKESYTDPVYLKHLLGGIEYTMGTKKANQ
- a CDS encoding DUF1080 domain-containing protein, yielding MKKLLMGALVLGTVISTSAVKAQQLNTLSAKEKKNGWQLLFDGKSTTGWHTYLKETASPAWKISDNALVLDQEAKKNGAPGGDLVTDGEYENYELSVDWKISEGGNSGIIFSVHEDPAFEQSYLTGPEMQVLDDARHSDGKINKHNSGDLYDLKKSSKNAVKPVGQWNTAKIMKKDGHLTLWLNGVKTVETTIGTPEWDALVANSKFKGWKGFGKYPKGRIALQDHGNVVSYRNIKIRVL
- a CDS encoding c-type cytochrome, translating into MRKRYLAPLVMSALLFAACGGDTKPEQKASDSHENAAVDNSMVSPNAGKPASKGETLMAQNDCKTCHKEEMKVVGPALKDIAGKYPNTPENVDHLADKVIKGGSGNWGEVAMLPHPNVSKEDAKEMVSYILSLSGK
- a CDS encoding sugar phosphate isomerase/epimerase; this encodes MKTIKGPGIFLAQFMGDEAPFNSLKSICEWAASIGFKGVQIPSWDGRLMDLQKAAESKTYADEIKGIVNEAGLEITELSTHLQGQLVAVNPAFSEMFDGFAPAQYHNNIKARTEWATNQLKYAAKASRNLGLSAAGTFSGALLWAPALYPWPQRPAGLVEAGFAELAKRWVPILQEFDANGVDLCYEIHPGEDLHDGASYERFLEATGNHSRACLLYDPSHFVLQCLDYLQYIDIYHERIKAFHVKDAEFNPTGRSGVYGGFQSWIDRPGRFRSLGDGQVDFKSIFSKLTQYDYAGWAVMEWECCMKHPEDGAKEGAPFIKDHIIRVTERAFDDFAGAATDNAFNNRVLGI